From a region of the Enterobacter sp. JBIWA008 genome:
- the rlmA gene encoding 23S rRNA (guanine(745)-N(1))-methyltransferase codes for MSFSCPLCHAPLTHSDKSYTCPQGHQFDMAKEGYVNLLPVQHKRSRDPGDSAEMMQARRAFLDAGHYLPLRETVAQMLNDILPDSAAAMLDIGCGEGYYTARFAGIAGEKGALTFGLDVSKVAIRAAAKRYADVTFCVASSHRLPFDDASMDAVIRIYAPCKAEELARVVKPGGWVVTVTPGPRHLMELKGLIYDEVRLHAPHSEQLAGFSLKQEQTVAYEMTLKGEEATALLQMTPFAWRAKPEVWEALAVQSIFNCQTDFSIHVWQRED; via the coding sequence ATGTCCTTCAGCTGTCCCCTTTGCCACGCCCCCCTGACGCACTCAGATAAAAGTTATACCTGTCCGCAGGGGCATCAGTTTGATATGGCAAAAGAAGGCTACGTGAATCTTCTGCCGGTGCAGCATAAGCGCTCCCGCGATCCAGGCGACAGTGCAGAGATGATGCAGGCGCGCCGCGCGTTTCTGGATGCCGGGCACTATTTGCCGCTGCGAGAGACCGTCGCGCAGATGCTGAATGACATTCTGCCGGATTCAGCAGCCGCCATGCTCGATATCGGCTGCGGGGAAGGGTACTACACCGCACGGTTTGCCGGGATTGCCGGTGAGAAGGGGGCGTTGACATTCGGTCTGGACGTATCGAAAGTGGCCATTCGCGCGGCGGCGAAGCGCTACGCGGACGTAACGTTCTGCGTGGCATCCAGCCATCGGCTGCCGTTTGACGATGCCAGCATGGACGCTGTTATCCGCATTTACGCGCCCTGCAAAGCGGAAGAGCTGGCTCGCGTCGTGAAACCGGGCGGATGGGTGGTCACCGTAACGCCGGGCCCGCGTCATCTGATGGAGCTGAAAGGGCTGATCTACGACGAAGTGCGTCTGCATGCACCTCATTCTGAACAGCTGGCCGGTTTTAGCCTGAAGCAGGAGCAAACTGTGGCGTATGAAATGACGCTTAAAGGGGAAGAAGCAACCGCGCTGCTGCAGATGACGCCGTTCGCGTGGCGGGCAAAACCGGAAGTGTGGGAAGCGTTAGCTGTACAATCAATATTTAACTGCCAGACGGATTTCAGTATCCACGTCTGGCAGCGCGAAGATTAA
- the ftsI gene encoding peptidoglycan glycosyltransferase FtsI: MKNKLITTAGNFTPARFVLLCLAIFCSLAFLLGRVAWLQIIKPDNLVKQEDMRSLRQLSIDAPRGMIMDREGCPLAVSVPVRAVWADPKTVLAKGGVGLDERWQALASALHLSLGTLSARINANPQGRFIYLARQVDPAQAKWIDKLNLPGINLRDESRRFYPAGHVAANLIGFTNIDGQGIEGVEKSFNAQLTGKAGMRQVREDRYGRVVENLTEVAPAPAHNIQLSIDERLQTITEDALDNAVAWNKAESGASVLINIQTGEILAMASYPDFNPNNREGATINDFRNRAISDTFEPGSTVKPLVLMTALQQGLVQPDSVIDTHPYTLDGHRIRDVGYYPELTMTGILQKSSDTGVSRLSLAMPVQHLIDTYRNFGFGTNTGLGLTGESAGLLPNRKYWSQLDRATFAFGYGLMVTPLQLAHVYATIGGFGLERPLSITRIDPPVIGHRVMPEEIAHEVEHMMESVALPGGGGVKAAVRDYRVAVKTGTAKKIDDSGKYVDKYVAYTAGVAPASDPRFALVVVINDPQNGAYYGGAVSAPVFSEIMGNVLRLENVKPDGLPAGSDRLIVMR; encoded by the coding sequence GTGAAGAATAAATTGATAACGACCGCTGGCAATTTCACGCCAGCGCGTTTTGTGCTGCTCTGTTTAGCTATTTTTTGTAGTCTGGCTTTTTTGCTGGGCCGCGTTGCATGGCTGCAAATCATCAAGCCTGATAATCTGGTGAAGCAGGAAGATATGCGCTCCCTGCGCCAGCTGTCGATTGATGCGCCGCGCGGCATGATAATGGATCGCGAAGGCTGCCCCCTGGCGGTGAGCGTGCCCGTCCGGGCCGTCTGGGCCGATCCTAAAACGGTGCTGGCAAAAGGGGGCGTCGGCCTTGATGAACGCTGGCAGGCGCTGGCCAGTGCGTTGCATCTCTCCCTCGGCACGCTCTCGGCGCGAATCAACGCCAACCCACAGGGGCGTTTTATTTATCTTGCCCGTCAGGTCGATCCTGCACAGGCAAAGTGGATCGATAAACTGAATCTGCCCGGCATCAACTTGCGCGATGAATCCCGCCGTTTTTACCCTGCCGGCCATGTGGCTGCGAACCTGATTGGCTTCACCAATATTGACGGGCAGGGCATTGAAGGCGTGGAAAAAAGCTTCAATGCGCAGCTGACCGGCAAGGCGGGTATGCGACAGGTTAGGGAAGACCGCTACGGACGCGTGGTTGAAAACCTGACGGAAGTGGCGCCCGCACCGGCGCATAATATCCAGTTAAGTATCGACGAGCGGCTGCAAACCATCACCGAAGATGCGCTCGATAATGCCGTGGCCTGGAACAAGGCCGAGTCTGGGGCATCGGTGCTAATTAATATCCAAACCGGGGAAATCCTCGCCATGGCGAGCTATCCGGATTTCAACCCCAACAACCGGGAAGGTGCGACGATAAACGATTTTCGCAACCGTGCGATCAGCGATACGTTCGAACCGGGTTCGACGGTCAAGCCGCTGGTGCTGATGACGGCCCTGCAGCAGGGGCTGGTTCAGCCGGACAGCGTGATTGACACTCACCCGTATACCCTCGACGGACATCGTATCCGCGATGTGGGCTATTATCCTGAACTGACGATGACTGGGATCCTGCAAAAATCGAGCGACACCGGCGTTTCCCGACTTTCTCTGGCAATGCCTGTCCAGCATCTTATTGATACCTATAGAAACTTTGGGTTTGGCACAAATACGGGGCTCGGCTTAACGGGCGAGAGCGCGGGGCTGTTGCCAAATCGTAAATACTGGAGCCAGCTCGATCGCGCGACCTTTGCCTTCGGCTACGGGCTGATGGTGACGCCACTCCAGCTGGCGCACGTCTACGCCACGATCGGTGGCTTCGGGCTCGAGCGACCTCTCTCAATTACGCGTATCGATCCACCCGTTATCGGGCACCGCGTTATGCCGGAAGAGATTGCGCACGAGGTGGAGCACATGATGGAGAGCGTTGCGCTGCCCGGCGGTGGGGGCGTTAAGGCCGCCGTTCGAGATTACCGGGTAGCGGTGAAAACCGGTACGGCGAAGAAAATTGACGACAGCGGGAAGTACGTCGATAAATACGTCGCCTATACTGCCGGCGTTGCGCCTGCCAGCGATCCGCGATTTGCCCTGGTAGTGGTCATTAACGATCCGCAAAATGGGGCCTACTACGGCGGTGCCGTTTCCGCGCCTGTCTTCAGCGAGATTATGGGTAACGTGCTGCGTCTGGAGAATGTGAAACCTGACGGGTTACCGGCGGGTTCCGATCGCCTTATCGTTATGCGTTAA
- the cspE gene encoding transcription antiterminator/RNA stability regulator CspE, whose translation MAKIKGQVKWFNESKGFGFITPADGSKDVFVHFSAIQGNGFKTLAEGQNVEFEIQDGQKGPAAVNVTAI comes from the coding sequence ATGGCAAAGATTAAAGGTCAAGTTAAGTGGTTCAACGAGTCTAAAGGTTTTGGTTTCATTACTCCTGCTGACGGCAGCAAAGACGTGTTCGTACACTTCTCTGCAATCCAGGGTAACGGCTTCAAAACTCTGGCTGAAGGCCAGAACGTTGAGTTCGAAATTCAGGACGGCCAGAAAGGCCCAGCTGCAGTTAACGTAACTGCTATCTGA
- the mntP gene encoding manganese efflux pump MntP: MNISATILLAFGMSMDAFAASIGKGATLHKPKFSEALRTGLIFGAIETLTPLIGWGLGMLASQFVLEWNHWIAFVLLVFLGGRMVIEGFRGGDEEDEEPQHRHGFWLLVTTAIATSLDAMAVGVGLAFLQVNIIATALAIGCATLIMSTLGMMVGRFIGPLLGKRAEILGGIVLIGIGAQILWAHFAG, translated from the coding sequence ATGAATATCTCCGCTACGATCCTCCTCGCTTTTGGCATGTCCATGGACGCATTTGCTGCTTCCATCGGAAAAGGCGCCACGCTCCATAAACCTAAATTCTCAGAAGCCCTTCGTACCGGTCTCATTTTTGGTGCTATCGAAACGCTGACGCCGCTTATCGGCTGGGGTCTTGGCATGCTCGCCAGCCAGTTTGTACTGGAGTGGAACCACTGGATTGCGTTCGTCCTGCTGGTATTTCTCGGGGGTCGAATGGTGATTGAAGGTTTTCGCGGCGGTGATGAAGAAGACGAGGAGCCTCAGCACCGCCACGGTTTCTGGCTGCTGGTCACCACTGCCATTGCCACCAGCCTTGATGCGATGGCCGTCGGTGTCGGTCTGGCATTCCTGCAGGTCAATATCATCGCTACCGCGCTGGCCATCGGCTGCGCAACGCTGATTATGTCCACGCTGGGCATGATGGTTGGACGGTTTATCGGCCCGCTGCTGGGTAAACGCGCCGAGATCCTGGGGGGAATTGTGCTGATTGGCATTGGTGCCCAGATCCTCTGGGCACACTTCGCCGGTTAA
- a CDS encoding DUF986 family protein has product MTVTDIVLVLFIAALLAYAIYDEFIMPRRHGETLLSLPLLRRGRVDAFIFAGLIAILIYNNVTGHGAILTTWLLCALALMAVYLFWIRTPKIIFKSRGFFFANVWIEYNRIKEMNLSEDGVLVMQLEQRRLLVRVKNIDDLEKIYKLLVKTQ; this is encoded by the coding sequence ATGACTGTCACGGACATCGTACTGGTTTTATTTATTGCTGCCCTTCTGGCTTACGCGATCTATGACGAGTTCATCATGCCGCGCCGTCACGGCGAGACGCTGCTCTCCCTTCCCCTTCTGCGACGCGGGCGGGTGGATGCGTTCATCTTCGCGGGTCTCATCGCTATTCTTATTTACAATAACGTCACCGGCCATGGTGCAATATTAACCACATGGTTATTATGTGCGCTGGCATTAATGGCTGTTTATCTGTTCTGGATCCGCACGCCGAAAATCATTTTTAAATCCCGCGGGTTTTTCTTCGCCAATGTGTGGATAGAATATAACCGCATTAAAGAGATGAATTTATCCGAAGACGGTGTGCTGGTGATGCAATTAGAACAACGCCGCCTGCTTGTTCGAGTGAAGAATATTGACGACTTGGAAAAAATATACAAGTTACTCGTTAAAACTCAATAA